One region of Candidatus Omnitrophota bacterium genomic DNA includes:
- a CDS encoding homoserine O-acetyltransferase: MEKKIRSDSIGIVETKYFTFAQAPNELLLESGQKLGPITLAYETYGQLNKDKSNAVLILHALSGDAHAAGFHENEERPGWWDFMIGPGKAFDTRKYFIICSNLIGGCKGSTGPSSVDPKTGQPYALDFPIITIADMVNTQKFLIDHLGIEQLLCVVGGSMGGMQALQWVASYPERVRTCIPIASALKHSPQQIAFDEVGRQAVMADPAWKEGNYYKFGQPEKGLAVARMIGHITYMSDQSMEAKFSRKLKDKNYSSKFSTDFEVEGYLRYRGDNFVKRFDANSYLYITKAMDYFDLSGDKLIPGNRVINTHFLVIAFKSDWLYPAYQSQEIVRLLKIKGLNASYCEIKSTYGHDAFLIEAEEQTHLIRHFLGNIFRS; the protein is encoded by the coding sequence ATGGAAAAGAAAATTCGTTCAGACAGTATAGGAATTGTAGAGACTAAGTATTTTACTTTTGCCCAAGCGCCTAATGAATTACTTCTTGAGTCTGGCCAGAAACTTGGTCCTATTACACTTGCCTATGAGACGTATGGCCAGCTTAATAAGGATAAGAGCAATGCCGTTCTTATCCTGCATGCCTTAAGCGGAGATGCGCATGCAGCTGGTTTTCATGAGAACGAAGAAAGACCAGGCTGGTGGGATTTTATGATTGGGCCAGGCAAGGCGTTTGATACAAGAAAGTATTTTATCATTTGCTCTAATTTAATCGGAGGCTGCAAAGGAAGCACGGGTCCGTCTTCTGTTGATCCTAAGACAGGCCAGCCTTATGCCTTAGATTTTCCCATAATTACCATTGCTGACATGGTTAATACTCAGAAATTTTTAATAGATCATTTGGGAATTGAACAACTACTCTGTGTGGTGGGAGGCTCAATGGGCGGCATGCAAGCCCTACAGTGGGTTGCCTCATATCCAGAGAGAGTACGTACTTGTATACCTATTGCTAGTGCCCTAAAGCATTCGCCTCAGCAGATAGCCTTTGACGAAGTAGGCAGACAAGCAGTTATGGCTGATCCTGCCTGGAAAGAAGGCAATTACTATAAATTCGGCCAGCCGGAAAAAGGCCTGGCAGTGGCGCGTATGATCGGCCATATCACCTATATGAGTGACCAGTCCATGGAGGCCAAATTCTCCAGAAAACTAAAAGATAAGAATTACAGCTCTAAATTCAGCACTGATTTTGAGGTCGAAGGCTATCTTAGATACAGAGGAGATAATTTTGTTAAGCGTTTTGATGCCAATTCTTATCTTTACATCACCAAGGCCATGGATTATTTTGATTTATCGGGCGATAAACTTATCCCCGGCAACAGAGTTATTAATACTCATTTTCTGGTTATAGCCTTTAAATCAGATTGGCTCTATCCAGCTTATCAATCACAGGAGATCGTGCGTCTCCTGAAGATAAAAGGCCTGAATGCTTCTTATTGCGAGATAAAATCGACTTATGGACATGACGCATTTTTAATAGAGGCAGAAGAGCAGACCCATCTTATTAGGCATTTCTTAGGCAATATATTTAGATCTTAG